In a genomic window of Sutcliffiella sp. FSL R7-0096:
- the argS gene encoding arginine--tRNA ligase, with translation MNIVEQVQERLKAEIKASVLKAGLATEEQIPDVVLETPKDKANGDYSTNMAMQLARVSKKAPRMIAEEIVKNFDQSKASIEKIDIAGPGFINFYMDNAYLTELIPTILNEGSNYGRSNVGNGEKINVEFVSANPTGDLHLGHARGAAVGDSLCNVLDKAGYEVTREYYINDAGNQINNLALSVEARYFQALGHDMEMPEDGYHGKDIIGIGQAIADEFGDRFANESEEDRRSFFREYGLKYEMKKLQQDLEEFRVRFDVWYSETSLYNNGKIDEALSTLREQGHIYEEEGATWFRSTEFGDDKNRVLIKNDGSYTYLTPDIAYHQDKLKRGHDKLINIWGADHHGYIPRMKAAIEALGYGKDALEVEIIQLVHLFQNGEKMKMSKRTGKAVTMRDLMEEVGLDAVRYFFAMRSGDTHLDFDMDLAVSQSNENPVFYAQYAHARICSMLRQGEEQGLSLEGDFALEHISSEKEIDLLKKLGEYPLAVAEAAEKRIPHRITNYTFELASALHSFYNAEKVLDPDNQEKSRARLGLMKAVQTTLQDALKLIGVSAPEKM, from the coding sequence ATGAATATAGTAGAACAAGTACAAGAACGCCTGAAAGCCGAGATTAAAGCTTCCGTTCTGAAAGCAGGCTTGGCAACAGAAGAACAGATTCCGGACGTTGTACTGGAAACACCAAAAGATAAAGCAAACGGGGACTACTCCACCAATATGGCGATGCAGCTTGCACGTGTTTCGAAAAAAGCGCCACGCATGATTGCGGAAGAAATCGTGAAGAATTTCGACCAATCCAAAGCTTCCATTGAAAAGATTGATATCGCAGGGCCTGGCTTCATCAACTTTTACATGGATAATGCCTACCTTACAGAGCTAATCCCGACGATCCTGAATGAGGGATCCAACTACGGTCGTTCCAACGTCGGTAACGGTGAAAAGATCAATGTCGAGTTTGTTTCTGCAAACCCTACAGGCGACCTTCACCTTGGACATGCACGTGGCGCGGCAGTGGGGGATTCCCTATGTAATGTACTCGACAAGGCAGGCTACGAGGTAACACGCGAATATTACATCAATGACGCTGGTAACCAAATCAACAATTTGGCGCTTTCAGTTGAGGCACGTTACTTCCAAGCGCTTGGTCATGACATGGAAATGCCGGAAGATGGCTATCATGGAAAAGACATCATCGGGATCGGGCAGGCAATCGCAGATGAGTTCGGCGACCGTTTCGCCAACGAATCAGAAGAGGATCGCCGCAGCTTTTTCCGTGAATATGGCTTGAAATACGAAATGAAAAAATTGCAACAGGACTTAGAAGAGTTCCGCGTTCGTTTTGACGTATGGTATTCCGAGACTTCCCTATACAACAACGGAAAAATCGACGAGGCACTATCTACCCTTCGCGAACAGGGCCACATCTATGAAGAAGAAGGAGCGACATGGTTCCGCTCCACAGAATTTGGCGATGACAAAAACCGTGTATTAATTAAAAATGACGGCTCTTACACCTATCTGACGCCGGACATCGCCTACCATCAGGATAAACTGAAGCGTGGTCATGACAAGCTGATCAACATCTGGGGAGCAGACCACCACGGCTATATCCCTCGTATGAAGGCGGCAATCGAAGCATTAGGTTACGGAAAAGACGCACTGGAAGTGGAAATCATCCAACTTGTTCACCTTTTCCAAAACGGTGAAAAAATGAAAATGAGCAAGCGTACCGGTAAAGCGGTGACGATGCGTGACTTGATGGAAGAAGTGGGCTTGGATGCAGTACGTTACTTCTTTGCTATGCGTTCAGGCGATACGCATCTTGACTTCGACATGGACCTTGCCGTATCACAGTCCAACGAGAACCCGGTATTCTACGCACAATACGCGCACGCACGTATTTGCAGCATGCTTCGCCAAGGAGAAGAACAAGGCTTAAGCTTAGAAGGGGACTTCGCGCTTGAACACATCTCTTCTGAAAAAGAGATCGACCTTTTGAAAAAGCTAGGGGAATACCCACTTGCGGTAGCGGAAGCGGCAGAAAAACGCATCCCTCACCGTATCACGAACTACACATTCGAACTGGCATCCGCATTGCACAGCTTCTACAACGCGGAAAAAGTATTGGATCCTGACAACCAAGAAAAATCCAGAGCGCGTCTCGGTTTGATGAAAGCCGTTCAGACCACGCTGCAGGATGCACTTAAGCTGATCGGGGTTTCTGCACCTGAGAAGATGTAA
- a CDS encoding YwgA family protein, with protein sequence MLTDHAKLMKVFASAGEVIGRKKLQKMVYIAKKLNYPFYEKYNFHFYGPYSEEVTLRVEELCNLGFLSELKENKGGYSQYRYSLTENGEEFLTHYDLEMPHLNECMRQMNEQSSRFLELVSTVLFFENLPREEVKEKVFTLKSKQRYTEEEVDEAYEYIESLRACITQ encoded by the coding sequence TTGTTGACAGATCACGCAAAATTAATGAAGGTGTTTGCATCGGCAGGAGAAGTCATCGGAAGAAAGAAACTACAGAAAATGGTGTATATCGCAAAAAAGCTGAACTACCCATTCTATGAAAAATACAATTTCCATTTCTATGGACCATATTCAGAAGAAGTGACACTAAGAGTAGAAGAACTCTGCAATCTAGGCTTCCTAAGCGAGCTCAAAGAGAACAAGGGTGGCTACTCCCAATATCGCTACTCCCTGACCGAAAATGGGGAAGAGTTCCTGACACATTATGACCTGGAAATGCCACACCTGAACGAATGCATGAGGCAGATGAACGAACAGAGCTCCCGCTTTTTAGAGCTTGTCTCCACTGTGCTGTTCTTTGAGAACCTGCCGCGGGAAGAGGTTAAGGAAAAAGTATTCACCTTGAAAAGCAAGCAGCGCTACACAGAGGAAGAAGTGGACGAGGCATACGAGTACATCGAGAGCCTGCGTGCATGCATCACACAATAG
- a CDS encoding DUF2254 domain-containing protein, whose product MEKWTLRARKEIWFVPSLYALASIILTAIIISIDTVFADSVQNYLPKIFFTNVDLSTTILSSIATAILTMTTISFSTIMVVLTTYSSQFSPRTLQDFMTEKTTLRVLGVFVGSFIYTVSSLLFMKDWLDDQRVLASGVGVILAVICVGYFVFFIHHVARSIQVSKLIERLMKEGLISLKKKKLLYKAGKITFETLQSPTDYKETLELQPKATGYIQVIDMVGLTQKAKEHGFHLVLKKRIGDFVTERSTIATVYFTKKPSKELDVTAYIEVGEERTPLQDAEFALQKLAEVALRAISPGINDPNTANNCIRYMSRLLIEFGEVDAEAISYLDENKDQRVTIPQRTFQEILYTAFYQIRIYGERDISVVLTILECLILTAEGSEKAIRNKIKNMHEFLVGSIKDQYFEPLDIKKIEEKKAVLEELLK is encoded by the coding sequence ATGGAGAAATGGACCCTTAGAGCACGGAAGGAAATCTGGTTTGTTCCAAGCCTGTATGCACTGGCAAGCATCATCCTTACAGCCATTATCATTTCCATCGATACTGTTTTTGCCGATTCCGTACAAAACTACCTTCCCAAAATATTCTTCACCAATGTAGACCTTAGCACGACCATCCTAAGCTCGATTGCAACAGCCATCCTCACGATGACGACCATCTCGTTTTCCACCATCATGGTGGTGCTGACCACCTATTCGAGTCAGTTCTCCCCGAGGACACTGCAGGATTTCATGACAGAAAAGACCACTCTGCGCGTACTTGGTGTGTTTGTAGGTTCTTTTATCTACACGGTTTCATCCTTGCTATTCATGAAAGATTGGCTGGATGATCAGCGGGTGCTGGCATCTGGTGTCGGGGTTATCCTCGCTGTCATCTGTGTCGGGTATTTCGTTTTCTTTATCCACCATGTGGCAAGGTCCATCCAGGTCAGCAAGCTGATCGAGCGGCTCATGAAAGAAGGCTTGATTTCACTAAAAAAGAAAAAGCTCCTTTATAAAGCGGGAAAAATCACCTTTGAAACTTTGCAATCACCAACAGACTACAAAGAAACGTTAGAACTCCAGCCAAAAGCGACCGGGTATATCCAGGTTATCGATATGGTAGGACTTACCCAAAAGGCAAAAGAGCACGGATTTCACCTCGTATTGAAAAAACGAATCGGTGATTTTGTGACCGAACGCAGCACGATTGCCACGGTTTATTTTACAAAAAAGCCTTCCAAGGAGCTCGATGTGACCGCCTACATAGAAGTAGGGGAGGAGCGGACGCCGTTGCAGGATGCAGAATTTGCACTTCAAAAACTTGCGGAAGTGGCGTTGCGTGCGATATCCCCTGGGATCAACGACCCGAACACCGCCAACAACTGCATCCGTTATATGAGCAGGCTATTGATAGAGTTCGGTGAAGTGGATGCAGAGGCCATTTCCTATCTGGATGAAAACAAAGATCAACGAGTCACCATCCCGCAACGCACATTCCAAGAGATCCTTTACACCGCCTTTTACCAGATTCGCATCTATGGAGAAAGAGATATTTCGGTGGTGCTAACGATACTGGAGTGCCTGATCCTGACCGCGGAGGGTAGCGAAAAGGCGATCCGGAACAAAATAAAGAACATGCATGAGTTTCTAGTGGGGAGCATCAAAGATCAATACTTTGAGCCGCTTGATATAAAAAAGATTGAGGAGAAGAAGGCGGTTTTAGAAGAGTTGTTAAAATAA
- a CDS encoding YwhD family protein produces MDQEKKKKPIGFNIIKNDPTDGHGGFGIGALSLDNVSPVFVDVEGGEAFVDIGAMHARSTVERGIKFLPNKEDVPNGKPYWLVWVTIDRKQEGPYYAGVTACEMTVDREIRRGYKSLPEHVNKMDKSMKRHIMVDHMDDRSKAILQNYLESHDKGMWERASEDLKKGLATN; encoded by the coding sequence ATGGATCAGGAAAAGAAAAAGAAACCGATTGGCTTTAATATCATAAAAAATGACCCGACAGATGGGCACGGCGGATTCGGGATCGGGGCATTGAGCCTCGATAATGTGTCACCTGTATTTGTAGATGTGGAAGGCGGAGAAGCATTTGTCGACATCGGTGCGATGCATGCGCGCAGCACGGTAGAACGCGGCATCAAGTTCCTTCCGAATAAGGAGGATGTGCCGAACGGAAAACCGTACTGGCTTGTTTGGGTAACGATTGACCGCAAGCAAGAAGGACCGTATTATGCCGGTGTGACGGCGTGTGAAATGACGGTGGATCGTGAAATCCGCAGAGGCTACAAATCGCTTCCGGAGCATGTCAATAAAATGGATAAGTCGATGAAGCGCCACATCATGGTGGACCACATGGATGATCGCTCCAAAGCTATCCTGCAAAACTATCTGGAGTCACATGACAAAGGAATGTGGGAACGAGCATCAGAGGATCTGAAAAAAGGATTGGCTACAAACTAA
- a CDS encoding 2-hydroxymuconate tautomerase, translated as MPYVTVKMLEGRSEEQKKALVEKVTTAVSETTGAPEDKIVVFIEEMTKGHYAVGGKRLSDQ; from the coding sequence ATGCCATATGTAACAGTGAAAATGCTAGAAGGACGCAGCGAGGAACAGAAAAAGGCATTGGTGGAAAAGGTGACAACGGCTGTCAGCGAGACAACCGGTGCCCCGGAAGATAAGATTGTTGTGTTTATTGAAGAGATGACAAAAGGCCATTATGCTGTCGGCGGGAAGCGTTTGAGCGACCAATAA
- a CDS encoding DUF1934 domain-containing protein — protein sequence MADNQNHLKMPIKVTFQSEIIHADNDREFVVFGADGQYYIKGESEYIVFSEELEGKEKVDCFYKITDKEVRLKRSGDINMLQSFRAGETTEGSYQGVGAGFQFETETEKVVMMKDPEKKRGCLQLDYKLKVQDQITGQYLITINYEEEQAR from the coding sequence ATGGCTGACAATCAAAATCACTTAAAGATGCCGATAAAGGTGACGTTCCAGTCGGAAATAATACATGCGGATAATGACAGGGAATTTGTTGTGTTTGGAGCAGATGGTCAATACTACATAAAAGGTGAATCAGAATACATCGTCTTCTCAGAGGAACTCGAAGGGAAGGAGAAGGTCGATTGTTTTTATAAAATTACGGACAAAGAAGTACGCCTGAAGCGCTCAGGTGACATCAACATGCTGCAATCCTTCCGTGCCGGTGAAACGACAGAAGGAAGCTACCAGGGCGTTGGCGCAGGTTTCCAGTTTGAAACGGAAACCGAAAAAGTGGTCATGATGAAGGATCCCGAAAAGAAAAGAGGCTGTTTACAGCTCGATTATAAATTGAAGGTTCAAGACCAAATAACCGGTCAATACTTGATAACAATCAACTACGAGGAGGAACAGGCAAGATGA
- the speB gene encoding agmatinase, translating to MRFDEAYSGNVFIKSHPSFEDSQAVIYGMPMDWTVSYRPGSRFGPSRIREVSIGLEEYSPYLDRELEEVKYFDAGDIPLPFGNPQKSIEMIEEYIDGLLEKDKFPLGMGGEHLVSWPVIKAMYKKYPDLAIIHMDAHTDLRDDYEGEPLSHSTPIKKAANLIGPTNVYSFGIRSGMKEEFQWAKEVGMHISKFEVLEPLKEILPTLAGRPVYVTIDIDVLDPAHAPGTGTVDCGGITSRELLASIHAIAGSDVNVVGADLVEVAPIYDPSEQTANTASKLIREMILGWVK from the coding sequence ATGCGTTTTGATGAAGCATATTCAGGCAACGTATTTATTAAAAGCCACCCAAGCTTTGAAGATAGCCAAGCAGTAATCTACGGCATGCCGATGGACTGGACCGTCAGCTACCGCCCGGGATCCCGCTTCGGTCCATCCCGTATCCGCGAAGTTTCGATCGGACTGGAAGAATACAGCCCGTACCTCGACCGCGAGCTAGAAGAAGTAAAATATTTCGATGCCGGCGATATCCCATTGCCATTCGGTAACCCACAAAAAAGCATCGAAATGATTGAAGAATACATCGATGGACTTTTAGAAAAAGACAAGTTCCCACTTGGAATGGGAGGGGAGCATCTTGTATCTTGGCCTGTCATCAAGGCGATGTACAAAAAGTATCCGGATCTTGCCATCATCCACATGGACGCTCACACAGACCTTCGTGACGACTATGAAGGCGAGCCGCTTTCCCACTCCACACCGATCAAGAAAGCAGCAAACCTGATCGGCCCGACGAATGTGTACTCATTCGGAATCCGTTCCGGCATGAAGGAAGAATTTCAATGGGCGAAGGAAGTGGGCATGCACATCTCCAAATTCGAAGTGCTTGAGCCATTAAAAGAAATCCTTCCGACACTTGCAGGCCGTCCGGTTTACGTAACGATCGACATCGACGTCCTTGATCCTGCACATGCGCCTGGAACAGGAACAGTGGATTGCGGTGGTATCACATCCCGTGAATTGCTTGCATCCATCCATGCAATCGCAGGCTCCGATGTGAATGTAGTTGGAGCGGACCTTGTGGAAGTTGCGCCAATCTATGACCCGTCCGAGCAGACTGCCAACACAGCGAGCAAACTGATCCGTGAAATGATTTTAGGTTGGGTGAAATAA
- the uvsE gene encoding UV DNA damage repair endonuclease UvsE, whose amino-acid sequence MRIRFGFVSQSWTLWEASPARALTYTRYKKMSADEGRDKLLSVTRENLKNTLRTIYFCIAHEIQVFRFSSSIVPLATHPDVKWDFVSEFEKEFKEIGDLVKRYGMRSSFHPNQFTLFTSDKPHITENAVIDMVYHYEMLKAMGLEDEGTINIHIGGAYGNKEQAVERFRENIVALPDEVRARMTLENDDKTYTTEETLVLCEELGIPLAFDYHHEYANPSSVSWEELLPRVYATWKDIGIIPKIHISSPISEKKLRHHADYVNLQFLMEFLKVVVGLGEDVDFMVEAKRKDEAALQLCEDIGKIRGVKRISGGAVEW is encoded by the coding sequence ATGAGGATTCGTTTTGGATTTGTATCACAGTCTTGGACGCTCTGGGAGGCCTCCCCTGCCAGGGCGTTGACATATACACGTTATAAAAAGATGTCTGCTGATGAGGGAAGGGATAAGCTGCTTTCGGTGACCCGTGAAAATTTGAAGAACACGCTACGTACCATCTATTTCTGCATCGCCCATGAAATCCAAGTATTCCGTTTCTCCTCCTCCATTGTCCCGCTTGCCACCCATCCGGATGTGAAGTGGGATTTTGTCAGTGAGTTTGAAAAGGAGTTCAAGGAGATCGGGGATTTAGTGAAGCGCTATGGGATGCGTTCGAGCTTTCATCCCAATCAGTTTACACTGTTCACGAGCGATAAGCCGCATATCACGGAGAATGCAGTGATTGATATGGTCTACCATTACGAGATGCTGAAGGCGATGGGCTTGGAGGATGAGGGCACCATCAATATCCACATAGGTGGGGCGTATGGAAATAAGGAGCAAGCGGTGGAACGATTCCGTGAAAATATTGTGGCGCTTCCTGATGAGGTCCGGGCGAGGATGACGCTTGAGAATGATGATAAGACCTATACAACGGAGGAGACCTTGGTGCTGTGCGAGGAGCTTGGGATCCCACTTGCGTTCGATTACCATCATGAATACGCCAATCCGAGTTCTGTATCATGGGAGGAGTTGCTGCCACGGGTGTATGCGACGTGGAAGGATATCGGCATCATTCCAAAGATACATATCTCCTCCCCTATTTCGGAGAAGAAATTGCGGCACCATGCGGACTATGTGAATCTGCAGTTTCTGATGGAGTTTTTGAAAGTCGTTGTTGGCTTAGGGGAAGATGTCGATTTTATGGTAGAAGCAAAAAGGAAAGATGAAGCAGCACTGCAGCTGTGCGAAGACATCGGAAAAATCCGAGGGGTGAAGCGGATTAGCGGTGGTGCGGTGGAGTGGTAA
- the speE gene encoding spermidine synthase, translating to MELWYTEYQTKNFGITAKIKRTLHTEQTEFQKLDMVETEEFGNMLVLDGMVMTTQKDEFVYHEMVAHVPLFTHPNPENVLVVGGGDGGVIREVLKHPSVKKATLVEIDGKVIEYSKKYLPEIAGELENERVEVKVGDGFMHIAESENEYDVIMVDSTEPVGPAVNLFTKGFYAGISKALKEDGVFVAQTDNPWFTPELITTVQRDVREIFPITRLYIANIPTYPSGMWTFTIGSKKHDPLEVSEDRFHEIETKYYTKDLHKAAFALPKFVADLIK from the coding sequence ATGGAATTATGGTACACAGAATATCAAACAAAAAACTTCGGAATCACAGCGAAAATCAAACGCACTTTACATACAGAGCAGACGGAATTCCAAAAGCTTGATATGGTGGAAACAGAAGAGTTCGGCAACATGCTTGTATTGGACGGCATGGTAATGACGACACAAAAGGACGAGTTCGTTTACCACGAGATGGTGGCACACGTGCCATTATTCACTCACCCTAACCCGGAGAACGTGTTGGTTGTAGGTGGAGGAGACGGCGGTGTAATCCGTGAAGTCTTAAAGCACCCGAGCGTGAAAAAAGCGACACTTGTAGAAATCGACGGAAAAGTAATCGAGTACTCCAAAAAGTACCTTCCTGAAATTGCAGGGGAGCTAGAAAACGAACGCGTGGAAGTGAAGGTCGGCGACGGCTTCATGCACATCGCGGAAAGCGAAAACGAGTATGATGTCATCATGGTAGACTCCACGGAGCCAGTTGGACCAGCTGTAAACCTATTCACAAAAGGCTTCTACGCAGGAATCTCCAAAGCATTGAAAGAAGACGGTGTATTCGTAGCGCAAACGGACAACCCATGGTTCACACCAGAACTGATCACAACGGTACAACGCGACGTACGTGAAATCTTCCCGATTACACGCCTTTACATCGCAAACATCCCTACATACCCAAGCGGCATGTGGACATTTACCATCGGATCCAAAAAACACGACCCACTGGAAGTAAGCGAAGACCGCTTCCACGAAATCGAAACCAAATACTACACAAAAGACCTGCACAAAGCAGCATTCGCCCTACCAAAATTCGTTGCAGATTTAATCAAGTAA
- a CDS encoding PBP1A family penicillin-binding protein has protein sequence MELITNDRFQQVIKYVRALFFIGIILSISFFLLFGGVWIYAKSKGAPPLSVTQSSIIYSKDGSIIGEAHSGEKRYWVSLEDISPYLIDATIAVEDRRFFTHHGFDPKRIGGAILADIKARAKVQGASTISQQYARNLFLVHDKTWKRKMEEALYTIRIEANYSKEEILEGYLNTIYYGHGAYGIESASYYYFNKPAKELTLSEASMLAGIPKGPGVFSPYVDSERASQRQQVVLNSMVENGSLTKEAVEGALAQPLTYGNREHLPKEFMAPYFQDAVRAVIRNELNLQEELEMGGLHIYTTLDPALQAIAEEEVEKTFNPESSMQVGFVSMDPKTGRVLALVGGRDYEESPYNRVTQAERQPGSTFKPLLYYRALEQGFTPSTGFRSEVTTFQVDEGRSTYTPHNFNNYYANDTLTMMQALPLSDNIYAVKTHLLLGEKELTKQAKELGIKSQVKDVPSLALGTSPVRVLDMANAYSVFANGGKAVKPVFIEKVVNYRGEVLFEREKETKQLLDPDVTFVLNHMMTGMFDPALNGYMAVTGNAIRDQLTRPYAGKSGSTETDSWMIGYTPQLVSAVWTGYDRDQSITLWEEKHYAKNLWAGFMERALDNKSVMAFAPTEGVVGVQVNPQSGLLATSDCPVSRLSYYIKGTEPTEYCMAHLNDGSTEETAPEESPKEEAPKKWWKKFVPWM, from the coding sequence GTGGAGTTAATCACTAATGACCGGTTTCAGCAGGTAATTAAATATGTTCGTGCTTTATTTTTTATTGGAATTATCCTATCAATCTCTTTCTTTCTGCTGTTCGGCGGTGTGTGGATTTATGCAAAATCTAAGGGTGCCCCTCCCCTTTCTGTGACGCAGTCTTCGATTATCTATAGCAAGGATGGCTCGATTATCGGGGAGGCTCATAGTGGCGAAAAGCGATATTGGGTTTCGCTTGAGGATATTTCTCCCTATTTGATCGATGCGACGATCGCGGTGGAAGATCGACGTTTTTTCACCCATCATGGCTTTGATCCAAAGCGAATTGGCGGTGCGATCCTAGCAGATATCAAGGCTCGCGCGAAGGTTCAGGGGGCGAGCACGATTTCCCAGCAGTATGCGAGGAATCTTTTCCTTGTGCATGACAAGACGTGGAAGCGCAAAATGGAAGAGGCCCTTTATACCATTAGAATTGAGGCCAACTACTCGAAGGAAGAGATCCTTGAGGGCTATTTGAATACGATTTATTATGGCCATGGCGCTTATGGGATTGAATCGGCGTCTTATTACTATTTTAACAAGCCTGCAAAAGAATTGACGTTGTCAGAAGCAAGCATGCTTGCCGGAATTCCGAAAGGTCCTGGGGTATTTTCCCCTTATGTGGACAGCGAGCGGGCTAGCCAAAGGCAGCAAGTGGTCCTGAATTCCATGGTGGAAAACGGCTCCCTAACGAAAGAGGCAGTCGAGGGAGCTTTGGCACAGCCACTGACCTACGGCAATCGTGAGCATTTGCCGAAAGAATTCATGGCTCCTTATTTTCAGGATGCGGTAAGGGCTGTTATCAGGAATGAACTGAACCTGCAAGAGGAGTTGGAGATGGGTGGACTCCATATCTATACCACCTTGGATCCCGCACTCCAGGCCATCGCCGAGGAAGAAGTCGAGAAAACGTTCAATCCGGAGTCCTCGATGCAGGTCGGATTTGTATCCATGGACCCGAAAACAGGCAGGGTGCTGGCGCTTGTCGGGGGAAGGGATTATGAAGAAAGCCCTTATAACCGGGTGACGCAGGCGGAAAGACAGCCAGGGTCCACCTTCAAGCCGCTACTGTATTACCGGGCGCTTGAACAAGGATTCACCCCATCGACCGGGTTCCGGAGTGAAGTGACGACCTTCCAGGTGGATGAAGGGCGCTCGACCTACACGCCACACAATTTCAATAACTATTATGCCAACGACACGTTGACGATGATGCAAGCACTACCTTTGTCGGATAACATCTATGCCGTAAAAACGCATCTGTTGCTTGGCGAGAAAGAGCTGACAAAGCAGGCAAAAGAGCTTGGTATCAAGTCACAGGTGAAGGATGTCCCATCACTTGCACTTGGGACCTCCCCAGTCCGGGTGCTTGATATGGCCAATGCCTACAGTGTGTTTGCCAATGGAGGAAAAGCGGTCAAGCCCGTCTTTATTGAAAAAGTAGTGAATTATCGCGGGGAGGTACTTTTTGAGCGGGAAAAAGAAACAAAACAACTGTTGGATCCTGATGTCACGTTTGTACTGAACCATATGATGACAGGAATGTTCGATCCCGCCTTGAACGGCTATATGGCAGTCACCGGAAATGCCATCCGTGACCAGCTGACAAGGCCGTATGCAGGTAAGTCTGGCTCTACAGAAACCGATAGCTGGATGATCGGGTATACGCCACAGCTTGTCAGTGCTGTCTGGACAGGCTATGACCGCGACCAATCCATCACACTTTGGGAAGAAAAGCATTATGCGAAAAATCTGTGGGCTGGCTTTATGGAACGCGCCCTGGATAACAAATCGGTCATGGCTTTCGCTCCAACAGAAGGCGTCGTCGGGGTGCAGGTCAATCCTCAAAGCGGACTTCTTGCCACAAGCGACTGCCCTGTTTCCCGGTTGAGCTACTATATAAAGGGAACGGAGCCGACGGAATATTGCATGGCCCACTTGAATGACGGTTCGACAGAAGAAACTGCACCGGAAGAAAGTCCTAAAGAGGAAGCACCGAAGAAGTGGTGGAAGAAGTTTGTGCCTTGGATGTAA
- a CDS encoding DUF1427 family protein, with protein sequence MKESLLALATGMVVGFLFALFRLPIPAPPVFSGIVGIVGIYLGYRLFTWVAPIFQSGN encoded by the coding sequence ATGAAAGAAAGCTTACTCGCACTTGCAACAGGCATGGTCGTAGGATTCCTCTTTGCCCTATTCCGCCTGCCAATCCCAGCACCACCCGTATTCTCCGGAATCGTAGGAATCGTCGGCATCTACCTCGGTTACCGCCTATTTACTTGGGTGGCTCCGATCTTTCAATCAGGCAACTAA